A single genomic interval of Helianthus annuus cultivar XRQ/B chromosome 6, HanXRQr2.0-SUNRISE, whole genome shotgun sequence harbors:
- the LOC110874820 gene encoding uncharacterized protein LOC110874820 encodes MESELPSFKESNPQLEVVAELNRGQHPYLKGLYENKNERVVSVMNMTPEDVLLCATRLRNSLGRKVVKLKTRHVTKHPSVQGTWTTDMQI; translated from the exons ATGGAATCTGAATTGCCATCATTTAAGGAAAGCAACCCTCAGTTAGAGGTGGTTGCTGAGCTTAACCGCGGTCAACATCCTTATTTGAAAGGCTTGTACG AGAACAAGAACGAACGAGTTGTATCTGTAATGAACATGACCCCAGAAGATGTGCTACTTTGTGCAACCAGGCTTAGAAATTCACTGGGAAGAAAGGTAGTGAAACTCAAGACTCGACATGTCACCAAACACCCCAGCGTACAAGGAACATGGACAACTGACATGCAGATTTGA